TAACaaattagggggaaaaaaacatcaatattcCAGAAGTTGGGGTGCTAAAAAAGTACagttacaaaaatacaataattttcgAGCCCGAACTTTACACAAACTCATGATTTTAATTGGTCAATAATGGATTTTTACATGTATATAAACAAACCATATAttaatttttaaaggaaatttgatttttctaaaaattgttttgcacagaaacacaaaaaatgttggtAAATTTACATTATGttgaaattttattttcctttcctCATACAATAAATAAGGTTAAATTCGATAGATCAATAGATAATGACATTGTTATTAGTAGTACTATCATATTATGATTTTTTCATTACATAATCAAAATAGTTagcattttatattatatacatatatatatataatctcgCCCTGTTATACAAAATGTCTGTAACAAGTTTGTGTAAAAATACGAAACCAAATTTTTTTCCAACTGTCACTAATAGTATCTAATTTTACGCATATATATTTACAGTCTTGTACACAAATTTAACCTCATCCATCAAACTTTGAAAAGGTGAAGATACCATTAATTGACAAATGATTGCTTTACTGTCCTTGTctgcaaataataatattttatcttaCAAAATTAGCATTGGAtggttatttacatttttgaattgtttattttacattaaacatgTAAACTCATGGTCTGTTTTTCTATAAAATCACTCTGAATATGtaattgctgtgtttttttattggtCCTTTGTTAATACTGTCCAATAATACCTTAATAATTCAATATGAAAATAAGTatctacatttaaaataacagataaacCCGATAAACTGGTTACCTTGCTGAACGTATAAAACAAATGGCAGCTCTTCACAGAAACGTGCAGTTCACCGAATTGTGCGCAAGAGGGCGTCAGTACTTCAGTTGCGCCACTTTAACACCTGTTTTCTGTGAACTCCTCGAGGCCCCGCAGCACTGAAGCATCTAAAACCTGTTTGCTCTGAACACAGCTGCTGTCTGAGCAAAGCGGCTTCAAATCATTCCCCAGATCAAAACAGGCGCAGCGGAGGTTTAAATCCAGGTGAGCTGTCCGGGGTTAAGCCCCTCCGGTTTGGCCCTCATGCACCAATATGCAGCTGAACAGGTTTGAGaaccaaaacaggaaaatgtgcGTTTCAGGCATTTGTAGCTCAGATTTGAGGCTCTTACCTGCAGACCGATGAGCGTCTGTGAGCCACGTCCTCCGTCATGTGATGGAGCTGTTCTTTAATCTGCTCAGGAGATGAGCTCGTGTCGACGAATCCATCGATATCTGAGGAAAATAAGGATTATTTCAGTAACTTAAATAAAACAGAGATCGACTATGGATGTTCAGGCGTGATGTGAAAGACTTGGTGGTTTGGGAGGAAGATGATTTTTTTGGCTGAGGGAGGCTCGCAGGGTGCGTCGTGTGCGCGCACAGGAGGAGATGTGGGGTTTAATCCGAGCATCACGAACACCtcagatataaaaaaataaaaaatacttatCTTACCTTTACTTGTAATAAATCTGAGTTGACAGGCAGCAGACATTAAGAAAGACTGTGATGCACATGAAAATGTCCTTTCCTTTGGTGTAACACATTCAGAATCGTATTCCAAATCTAAACGTTTGGCAGTGCGTAAAATCATCCTTTTATGATTTGAGCttctacaaataaaaagcagtgaatcaatttaaacaataaaagccCCAAAACAGTTTCCCCCACCGTCTTACCTCAAGTTTGGGtcctttttcacagcacatcATGGTGACACATCTGCGCCGAGTGCGCAAGAAATCTAAGATGATTGGAAAATAATACTCAAGAAGACTAATGTTTAGAATCCTTTCGGTTCTGGTGAAGAAAGCGGATCGCCCTTTCCTGCGCCTTTTCGTGTCTGGAAAGAAAATGGACCCTCCACAGATTTCACCTCCTGTAGTTTGCGCTccgtctatctgtctgtctttctgtttctttacctctctccgtgtgtctctctctctcctttgcaGATATTCAGTGCGCATCTCCTGTCTGGATCCTGTTTTGGACCCCTCTCTCAGAGAACCGTGGGAATTCTCCAacttgaagcaaaaaaaaaacaaacttgtgtGCAGCTGTTGGAGCTCATCAGGCGTGACAGTTCAGCAGTCGTTTCACTGAGGTACAGAAAAGCGTTTTTGTCATGTCATGAATGTCTTTATCTTCCATCAGAAGGGGGAAAATGCTGTAAGGTGTGTCCAGTGCTCACAGGGGATTTGTGCGCAAAAAGGCTGCAGTTACGCATTTGTTTTGGGTGACATTCAGACATGTTGCAGTTGTAATCGTTTTATTTGGATTATTGTTGCAAATGCACTATTTCAGGATTTAAAATCCAGATGTTTACCTGATTACATTGCTTATCTGTAGATGCGTTCagatatgaataaaactgaagtgaTGTGCAGATATTTGGTGGAGGAGTTGAGTGACGCAGCTTCATCCACGGACCTGCGTCTAAACGGAGATAATTCAAGTACATGAGGCTCCGAGGGAAGATGAAAGGGGATTTTTAAACACGGGCTGGCCTTGGTCTGTTCCCTGAAATGAGTCATGCGAGACTGAAGGGCACCCGTGTCATTTTCTCTTCCAACTATCTCAGGCCCCATTTTGTTTGCATGACATCATTACCTGCATTCTTGctgggtgtttttttcctgcagttcaAGGATTCATTCTGACAAGATtaacaaaatacacattttaaaatgccgTTTTTGAACCTGACATCACATCTATCCTCTACCTCCTAAAAGACAAATACCAAATATTTCATTTCGATTGAggatgcaaatatttacatacAATACCTAGAAAAAGTAGTCACCTCCCTttgaagttttccccttttattgcttttcaacattgaaacAAATTCaatatgatttgttttctgacaaggatttgcaaaagaaaaataaagacttgTGCCAAACTGAAAAGAGATGaaagattaaaaatgcaaaatgagtgACTGCCTAAGTTTTCCCCCACTCctagtcagtatttagtagaggcacatctggacactgtaATTTTAactcattcttctttgcaaaactggtCAAGCTCCATCAGGTTACATGGAAATCTTCAGTGAACAGCCTTTTTCAAGTCCAGCTACAAATTCTTAGTTGGATTGAGGTTTGAATTCTGACTCATCCACTCAtgttcaccttgttgtctttaaaccatttctgtgtcgCTTTAGTTGTTTCCTTCACCTCGTTGTCTTGCTGGAAATCAAACTTCTCCCTTGttgcagttctcttgcagactgcatccggttatcctccaggatttccctatactttgctgcatttctttttcccTCTATCTTTACAAGTCTTCCAGGGCCTTGTGCAAAAAACATACTCAACTGATGATGCTGCccccaccatgcttcatgatgGGAATGGTGTATCTGTGATGATGTAgcgcctggtctgatgagaaaaaagctcaattttggtcCCATCAGACCAAACAATCTTCTCCAAGTTGAATTCAAGCCTCCAATATGCCTTCTAATGAatgagcttttttcaacagtCAGTGAAGactgtaactccttcagaggagtcataagTGTCTTGCTGGCCTCCCTCGCTCGTCTCTTTCTTGCACAGTTACTTGGTTTTTGGGAGGACCTACTCTGCACACAAATTCCGTAAATTTCAACATGAcagatttaactggactccaaaggctattcagtgacttggaaattttCTTGTGAAAAGCCTGCCTTTTGCTTTTCGATAACCTTTTGATAcagttgcttggagtgttcttttctCTTTATGGCGTagccaggagtactgattcctcagtgactggaccttccagatacaggtgccTTTCTGCTACAATCACTTGAAAAAGTTTCACTGCACTCTGATAATTTCCATTTCACAAACCGTGTCACTTCCAGCACCGACTGCCTGatcctgtgttgaattaggccAGTTACTTCAAGCAGGGCAAATACTTAAGcgatcatttattttatatttttaatcagttttattgctttgtagaaatctgctttcattttgacaaaaaagagtttatttttgtaaactcTTGTCAAAACTGAGGCCAAggttcaatgttgaaaagcaataaaaatgggAAACATAAATGGAGTGGATGCCTTTTATAGGCACCATAACGTATTAGGTGCTTTAATGGTcaatttttccatgaaaagttcCTTTTTTATGAGGAACAGGTCGATAAACACATTCTAGTGCAgaacatttttcagaaaatcAAGCAATCGTAACTTAAAGACCATTACAGGGTTGTTAAGCAGAGGTGAAGGATTGTAAGAGAACAGAATGAaaaaaggctttttaaaaaaacaacacagttttGCTACATAAATTCATATTCTGGTTATATCCTTatgtaaaaatttttttatgtaaaatagtACATAGGTGAATGTCTTTTGGTCTCAATGAGAATTTAGACAGATGCTGCAAACTATCAGAAGATGTTCATTTTAAAGCCAATAAAGGTTGATAAATGTCTAATCTTTCCTCAATGTGATAAAAGTCCTGGATCAAAAGAGATAATTTTTCTATGAATATGATCGTGGAATAAAGATTTGACCCTGTCTATTGCACACAATTCTTCAACTGGCAGGTTTCATTTAAGCTTGTGTTCCTCTGTGTGTCCCAGAACATGAGCAGCTCTTTGGAGAGGGTTGTTGCCCAGAAGAAGGAGGCCATCGAGGCAGTGATGGACATGTTTGAGAGGGGGGCCGAGGTGTTGGCCAGCGCTGTGGGCGAGCTGTTTCCGCTGTGCGAGGCCGCCGCTCCGGTTCTGCGACTGGCCTTAGACAACGTCCAGAGCAAAGAGGTCTTCTACGTCAAAGAGCAGTTCCTAACGGTGAGGAACAAACTGGATGTGCTCTCCAGCCAACTGGATGACATCGACTGCGAGATCAAGAAGGGCAGGCTGGATTCCCAGTACTTCTCTGTCGAGGAGAACATCAGGAATCAGTTCAGAAAGTACATGGACATCCTGGATGCAAAACCGCAGTTCAAGGAGGTGAAAACGAGGCTTTTTTTGGAGCACTTTGCAAAAACCGGAGGGGAGAAGAACCTGTTTGTGCTTTATGATGCTCTGATGGGGACTAACAGCTTTGGAGAGTCAGTTTTAGAGCTGGTAGAAAGGTAAGTCTTCATATTTCAACTAGGGTTCTCCTGATTTGTGTCAAAGATCAGAATCAGGGCCGACCTAAGGCATTTCTTAAATCAGTAAGTATCGGCACAAACTGACGCCAGTGATGCaaattctgaaaacattttctaaatcaATAATCACTGGTGTCATCATTCAATAATTCATTAATCGATTGACCACAAATTGAGCACAGTGGACATTTGTTCTGCATTGATTTTGCTAATCTTGttgtacactgtataatgacaataaagcacattctattctattctactggAGCTTTACAACAAGATTCCTGGCCACCTACAGAACATTAAGGACCAGCTGGgatgcagaaatgcatttttttctgcagcgtGCAGTTTTTCAGTTGCTGAGCATTAGACTGATTTTTAAATCAGTATCAGCATactaaattttgaaaaaaaattgaacaatTTGATCACAACTGCAATGATGAAAATTTTCACTATTCGCTCTTGTACCTGTTCACTCTATCAATTTTGTGCTAAAAAGACCCTCCATGTTATGCTTAACTTAAAATTCTTTCTGCTCAACACAAATCACCCACCACTCAccccaattaaaaaaaaaaagaagttgcaCATGcagtgtattttcattttagtttgaactttgaTTGCAAAAACAAACTAGTGCTCAGCAAATTTGTTGGGTTCCCTCCAACATTGTGCTTTGACCTCTTGATGTGAGCAACACCAGAGCAAAATTGGAGCGACAGCAAACTTTAGGTCAGGTGAGGTTccgacttttaaaaaaaatctgctttgcaCTCCATCCAAAATCCTTCGCTCACACTCGTGCCCTGTTCAGGACATGCCTAATTTCAACATacttctgttttcattgcagcTGCTTCTCTGTTTCTTTGGCCCACCAGATATAAACATAACAGAGTCCTCTGTTTTGCAGGTATGTGGCGAGGAACCGCCGCCTCCTGGAAGATTTCTGTGTCCGGATGAAGGAGCTCTTCTGCTTGGGTCTGATTGCTCTGCTGGGCCACTGTGCTTTAACCCAGGGCCAAGAGGAAGAACAGGACAAAATCCAAGAGTGGAGCAGCAAAATTGAAGAGGTAGAGTCCAGGATGAAGGCCACCATTGAGTCCTGTGTTGCTGCCTTCCCAGAGCAAGCGAAATTAGATGCCCAGCGCCTCCTGCAAGAAACAGATGGAGAAACCCTGCAGGATACAACTCGGCAGCTTTTGGAGTTCTTGGTGAAAAAGTTCGACTGGGTGCACTGGTCCGTGCGTCTCATCAACCACTCCGGCAGCACCTACCGCAACTGGCGAGCAGGGGAACATTTCCACCATGTGGCAGGACAGAACTGGTTCGAGGTGCTGCAGGTGAACAACATCAACCTGGTGGTGTCGTACAGCACCAAACCACAGCCGGTGCCCCGCGACTGCATCCGGCAGGCGATGGAGGGCCAGGGAAAGAAGGGAAACGCCCCAGCAGTGGTGGAGGTGCTGGAGAAGCAGCTGTGCGGGTTTGTTGTCCACGCAGTGAGTCGCCACAAGGAGTCTGCGGCTGCCTGGAGCTTTCCGGACGACTGCCATTACTGGGAGAGGCACAAGaatgtggctgtgtgtgtgcactcagAGTGAAGCTGACACATGCACCGggtttttgggttttacagTAGAAAGATGCATTTTAACGGAGATGCTCTTGATTTGTGTGGCTGTGTATAACTTTATTGTAAACTGAAAATACTGAACCTCATAAACATGGGATGCTCTGATCTGATGTGCTGCACTGATTGGAGGTCTATACCATGAAGCAGGATTTAAAGTTAGCAAGGTAACTTCAAGTTTAACtgggttttgttaaattatacataataatgtattaaaataacaattaaaaagtaataatttacgTGTTAATCGTACCATtacaaaaaatggccaaaacatTCCTCACTGCCTGGGAATTTAAGGTTGCACACATCACACCCTTGACATTGATAAATATGAGATTGAATGTGAGAAAAGCTTATCATATGACTCAGAACTCTGGCTGGAAAGTCAATTTAGAGAAGCAAAAAGTGCAGTATTTTTCCTCTGACACATGAATTGTAAAAGGACAAAATActtgagaaaataaaataaatgtactcAGGTGCTTTGCATCACTGTTTTTAGTTATGTTTTCATGTCACACACTCAAGATGGACTTCCACTGGATCCATCCGCATCAGAACAGAAACGATCAGATCAGTGCATCCTATCAGAGAGAATTACTATCTGTCAGGGTGTTTCAGCTCTTTCTATAGTACATATTTGAAATACAGAGTTGCAGCCGTTTAAATATTAACCACTAAATATCTATTTGAAATTTCTGTCTCACTAACAGTTTACTTTAGATGATTTCACCTCAGCAGCATACAGTGATAATCCAGTCTCCCTTAAGAAGTGTTTTCTGCAGAGAAGGTTTCTGCTGAGGCTGCATCCACAGCGCTCTGCTCCCATTTTGTCTCTGCTCAGCAGGCTGGCCTACATAACTCTGACAGGGAGCCGAGAGGTGACTTTTTCAGGCGTGAAAAACAGGAGGCTTGGAGTTTGGCACCAGAGACGCGACAATGTGCCTTGTGTTCTAAACACAGTCCTCAATGCTGAACCGAAACCAGCGTTGACCAGTCTGTGCCTGCAATTATGTAAGGATCTGTGTTCACTGCTTCACTATTCTGGTGATAagtgatcatttttgtgttttgcgcTTCTTAAACCAGATGTGATTAACTCTATTTCTTATGGTTTATGTATATTTCTCTGCCTTTGTTggtgccattttttttgtctgttatgaAATTGTGGTTCACGCTAAGTGTTGATATTATTTCAAACAAACTAATctgaatttgaatttaaaaagtaTCAACAAATTTGAGGTATTTCTCAAGTTAAAGTATCCATTTAAAACTTGAGAGCTGAACAAGTTCACACATTGCtgattaaagagcccatattctgcttttttggGGTTTCTCCctttcattcagtgttttatttatgtaatggcatttttaagtaaaaagtCTGCTAAATTAAAAAGTCCACGCCAAAGGGAGTTATTTACctccacaaaaaaatctgctctttATTTACCCGAAACATCTCGTTTCTTACATTTCTTATCGATGTCATCATGTTACACATTTGCATAACTCCTGCCCAGCTGCTAGTTTGGTTAAAGAATAAGCAGCTTCTTCTCATTTCTTCACTGGAGCCATTTCTTCTAGAGCTACATCCCAGTTATCAGAAATATGGGGGTCACTAGCCAATGTTACTTTTCTTTTGTCGGACCagccgaccaatcagagcagactgggcttttcaggagtttggatttaaaaagaCAGGAGCTAAAAACGGAGCAGTTCAGACAGAGGTGCTGCAGCAATGTAcagtatgaaaaaaataatgaacattaaagcatgtaaacatattctagtTGACCACACAAGTATATCTTTAAACCTGGAAATATgcagaatatgggctctttaagttGATAATTTCCAGCTAAACCTCCCTGTATTTCACAGTATACTGGACTTGTAAATCTGCTGTctataacaataacaacagagGAGCCTACAGCAACTAGGAGTACAGTGAAGCCTATAGATGGAAAACTTACAAAGCACTAGAGAAAATAAACTCCACATTATAGGTTTGAACCCCTATTATACTCAACTAATTATATAAAGTAGCAAAATTGGTATTTATGCACATCAAAATGTATCACACTTCATTAAACGACATCAGCTTCAATGTTCACACCAAAGAATCTCAATAAAATCAGTGCATGATCAATGGTCGGTGTGACTTATTCTTTATGACaaataatgaccaaaaacaaacagcaaatggATGTGTAAACACGTGTAATCTAATATCTGCCTCTCTTTTCTTGTCCAAATGTGATTTACGCAGCGCTGTTAGGGCCTGTGGCAGTGCAACCTCAGCAACACTGACTAATTTAATTGATATTTACACATAAGTCAGCATTTCCTGACCACAGCTCTCGTCTGATAGTCTATGAATAACCTTTGGCTGAGCTAATATCCTGCAGACGAGCCGCAAAGTGCTGGGCTTAGCAGGATCGGTCATAATGCGAGCGCTGCAGAGCGGGTGGAGACGCTCATCATTTCATATCTGAGTGGATCTGCAGGGTCTTTAGCTGCTCTGCTGTAAATCAAACCTGTCACAGTTCATCAGGCGTCATCAGTAACACACAGTCCAGTGCAGGAGGGATGAACCCAGTGGTAGGAAACGTTCCCACAACATCAGCTAACGTTAACTGCAAGTTCTAGTAATGTTTGCAAGaaaatttttaaatcaaaggCTTTAAGAGTGCTTTGAGAATATCTTAATTTTCAATAATGTTCCTATAAAATTAATATAATGTTCTATCTTCAAAATTCAGGGGATGTTGTCAGGAACACAGATGATGTTCTGTAATAACAAAAGAGGAATTTTCTCAAATCAACattcataaaatgtttttcagatgCTTTTATAAAATATTCCTATAATGTGCTATATTAGCAAAAGTGGAACATTTTACCtgaaatgttctgaggatgCTGTTTAGTAACACATTATAGAACCTATAAAATGTTTGCTCAATGTTAACAAAGGATGGATGTTCTCCGTGcaaaattccaaaaatgtttttaagatgTAAGATGGCAGAGCGTTCTTTATAAGATGTTCTTATAATGTGATAAATTaagaaagattttaaaaaaatctttacctgcaatgtaatgttttacagatgttaCTGAGGAACATATTATGGAACATTCTGCTATAAAACACCATCATAATGTTCTATTACAACAAAAGTTGAACAATTTGCCTGCAATGTTTTAATGATGTTTCGGGCATGtcgttgagggaacacattatagatc
This genomic stretch from Amphiprion ocellaris isolate individual 3 ecotype Okinawa chromosome 9, ASM2253959v1, whole genome shotgun sequence harbors:
- the LOC111578019 gene encoding protein rapunzel-like yields the protein MSSSLERVVAQKKEAIEAVMDMFERGAEVLASAVGELFPLCEAAAPVLRLALDNVQSKEVFYVKEQFLTVRNKLDVLSSQLDDIDCEIKKGRLDSQYFSVEENIRNQFRKYMDILDAKPQFKEVKTRLFLEHFAKTGGEKNLFVLYDALMGTNSFGESVLELVERYVARNRRLLEDFCVRMKELFCLGLIALLGHCALTQGQEEEQDKIQEWSSKIEEVESRMKATIESCVAAFPEQAKLDAQRLLQETDGETLQDTTRQLLEFLVKKFDWVHWSVRLINHSGSTYRNWRAGEHFHHVAGQNWFEVLQVNNINLVVSYSTKPQPVPRDCIRQAMEGQGKKGNAPAVVEVLEKQLCGFVVHAVSRHKESAAAWSFPDDCHYWERHKNVAVCVHSE